One Euphorbia lathyris chromosome 1, ddEupLath1.1, whole genome shotgun sequence DNA segment encodes these proteins:
- the LOC136233258 gene encoding glycine-rich RNA-binding protein 2, mitochondrial-like: MAFLSKVGNILKQTASRHINSELSVSRPSIYQAIRCMSSSKVFIGGISYATDDTSLREAFSKYGDVVEARVIVDRETGRSRGFGFVTYNSGEEASSAIQALDGQDLHGRRVRVNFANERARGGGGFGGGGGYGAGGYGAGGGGGYGGGSSYGSGGGGYGGGSNYGSGGGGYSGSGGYGGGGSYGDTGGSAGYAGGDSTSTGAYGSGSWNQGSGAGNVPGGNIGGGGVGSDFGSSASGNEFGVPGNTGFDDVPGNFQDDADDFAKRA; this comes from the exons ATGGCTTTCCTTAGTAAAGTTGGAAACATCCTAAAACAGACAGCCAGCAGGCACATCAACAGTGAACTTTCTGTATCCAGGCCATCCATTTATCAAGCAATAAGATGCATGTCATCTTCAAAAGTTTTTATTGGAG GTATTTCTTATGCTACTGATGACACCAGTCTGAGAGAAGCTTTTAGCAAATACGGTGATGTCGTGGaag CTAGAGTCATTGTGGATCGAGAAACTGGTCGTTCGAGAGGATTTGGATTCGTTACTTACAATTCGGGCGAGGAGGCTTCTAGTGCCATCCAGGCATTGGATGGACAG GATCTTCATGGTCGACGAGTAAGAGTGAACTTTGCAAATGAAAGAGCTCGTGGAGGAGGTGGTTTTGGTGGCGGCGGCGGCTATGGTGCTGGAGGCTATGGTGCTGGAGGTGGTGGCGGCTATGGTGGGGGCAGTAGCTATGGCTCTGGAGGTGGAGGCTATGGCGGGGGAAGCAACTATGGTTCTGGAGGTGGTGGTTACAGTGGAAGTGGAGGCTATGGTGGTGGTGGGAGTTATGGTGACACAGGTGGAAGTGCTGGATATGCCGGCGGTGACAGTACTAGTACTGGTGCTTATGGCAGTGGCTCTTGGAATCAAGGGAGTGGTGCTGGTAATGTTCCTGGTGGAAACATTGGCGGAGGTGGTGTTGGCAGTGATTTTGGTAGCAGTGCCAGTGGTAATGAATTTGGTGTCCCGGGAAATACCGGTTTTGATGATGTTCCTGGAAATTTCCAGGATGATGCTGATGACTTTGCCAAAAGGGCTTGA
- the LOC136233247 gene encoding uncharacterized protein, whose translation MDIWVVGAAAAAGYIAKYWQNVQKDRDSLSESGPSNHEKHELPSCPILRRFSGKKKKLTEDTNTSMVEKISNVYKLDNASEAEVCTSVYVGNPERSGNCNHSDIPSSFPLGFSTNGMIGENEDEIGLTSTVDDDSGWICSGKVDFFHDSAKKRRSLRTKYGHSIKPLSSLESCVMAQLYQEHSKMEEYMLSVFPSPSTTTRTLLVTDGNQIISRGSRDSFSIQINADDKLLKEGNVRGVLPLPKLSTLDALNKIKSKMRKGHNERLRSSYKAGNAKRFVSKHGSPDQTFLFCLGISVGIISSLLSSGRERDKLKDLLKQTENLVQDLQEELEMKDSLTVKELADENSESQDTSEERNALANYDGKESQCEKAVETSGDMSKIEAELEAELERLGLSINTSGQEGRLSDRVELDPDFVVDFAQGELRADMVNGVAVPQTESDRDASCTSTTPKGNYAVSPRELSLRLHEVIESRLEEHVKRLEQALQNSERKVRQMESQHKSVERKLSGSKLRLRYSSGEESPISEEDFNPMAQPLVMNLSGKALDAYNEAYEELMKTNESEEDDSPPPGVYRSNYQQNIDSFHPENGEGVEELVYDGTSEEEDGNDELEKQLIKQIVEQTRKGSPVVLNAQRMLFYMDEIEH comes from the exons ATGGATATATGGGTTGTTggagctgctgctgctgctggataCATTGCTAAATATTGGCAAAATGTTCAGAAGGATAGGGATAGTTTATCAGAGTCTGGACCTTCTAATCATGAGAAGCATGAACTTCCCAGCTGTCCAATTCTCCGCAGATTCAGTgggaaaaagaagaagctaACAGAAGATACTAATACTTCTATGGTTGAGAAAATTTCAAATGTATACAAGTTAGATAATGCTTCAGAAGCAGAGGTTTGTACTAGTGTTTATGTTGGGAACCCTGAAAGGTCGGGAAATTGTAATCACTCGGATATACCCTCAAGCTTTCCACTTGGCTTCTCAACAAATGGTATGATAGGAGAAAATGAAGATGAAATTGGATTGACCAGCACGGTAGATGATGATTCTGGTTGGATTTGTTCTGGAAAAGTGGACTTTTTTCATGATTCTGCAAAGAAAAGAAGATCTCTTAGAACCAAATATGGCCATTCCATTAAACCTCTCAGTTCCCTTGAAAGTTGTGTAATGGCTCAGCTGTACCAGGAACACTCTAAAATGGAAGAATACATGCTTAGTGTCTTCCCATCGCCGTCCACAACTACGAGGACACTGCTTGTAACTGATGGGAATCAGATAATTAGCAGGGGCAGTCGTGATTCATTTAGTATACAGATTAATGCGGATGATAAGCTGCTTAAGGAGGGAAATGTTAGAGGGGTTCTGCCTCTACCAAAACTTAGCACATTGGATGCACTCAATAAGATAAAATCTAAGATGCGGAAGGGACACAACGAAAGATTGAGAAGTTCCTATAAAGCAGGCAATGCAAAGCGCTTCGTTTCTAAACATG GATCACCTGATCAAACCTTTTTGTTCTGCCTGGGCATCTCTGTTGGAATAATATCATCTCTCCTATCTAGTGGAAGAGAGAGAGACAAACTTAAAGACTTGTTGAAGCAGACAGAGAACTTGGTTCAAGATCTACAAGAAGAACTCGAGATGAAAGATTCATTGACAGTAAAAGAGCTAGCAGATGAGAACTCTGAATCACAGGATACAAGCGAGGAAAGGAATGCTTTAGCAAATTATGATGGTAAAGAATCACAATGTGAAAAGGCTGTAGAGACTTCAGGAGACATGAGTAAGATTGAAGCAGAGCTTGAAGCTGAACTTGAGAGGTTGGGGCTAAGCATTAATACATCTGGACAGGAGGGAAGATTGTCTGATCGCGTTGAG CTTGATCCCGACTTTGTAGTAGATTTCGCCCAAGGTGAACTAAGGGCTGACATGGTCAATGGTGTAGCTGTTCCCCAAACAGAATCGGACCGAGATGCCAGTTGTACTTCAACAACCCCCAAAGGGAATTATGCAGTTTCGCCCCGAGAACTGAGCCTACGCCTGCATGAAGTTATTGAATCGAGACTTGAGGAGCATGTGAAGAGGCTTGAGCAGGCCCTTCAAAACAGCGAGAGGAAGGTGCGACAAATGGAATCTCAACATAAGAGTGTTGAGAGGAAATTATCAGGCAGTAAGCTTAGACTTAGATACTCTTCTGGTGAAGAAAGTCCAATTTCTGAAGAAGATTTCAATCCCATGGCCCAACCACTCGTTATGAATTTATCAGGGAAAGCACTTGATGCTTATAACGAAGCTTACGAGGAACTAATGAAGACAAATGAGTCGGAAGAAGATGATTCACCACCACCTGGGGTTTATAGAAGCAACTACCAACAGAACATAGATTCGTTCCATCCCGAGAACGGTGAAGGAGTTGAGGAATTGGTTTATGATGGTACaagtgaagaagaagatggtAATGATGAGCTGGAGAAGCAACTGATAAAGCAAATTGTGGAGCAGACCAGAAAGGGGTCTCCTGTAGTGTTAAATGCACAGAGAATGTTGTTTTACATGGATGAAATTGAACATTAA
- the LOC136233267 gene encoding presenilin-like protein At2g29900, translated as MTQIQRPKSIIDSLGEELIRIITPVSICMLIVVILVSILNTDSSSASTTINSIATIAYTETTSDSFWDKLEGALLNSLVFVVVVTAVTFLLVLLFYLRCTQFLKLYMGFSSFIVLGFMGGEIALFLIRDFDVPIDCITFLLMLMNFAVVGVLAVFMSKMAIFVTQAYLVVIGVLVAYWFTLLPEWTTWSLLVAMALYDLAAVLLPVGPLRLLVELAISRDEDIPALVYEARPVNNNDTNPRDSVAQRRIWRERRNVGNGSEEVSDPNLTMNTVNSVDSSHEAPILVRAEEGRSRERNAELSAPLIDHRSNGQYHGQQDNASNENFLLEGIGLGSTGAIKLGLGDFIFYSVLVGRAAMYDFMTVYACYLAIIAGLGVTLMLLAFYQKALPALPVSIALGVLFYFLTRVLLEEFVLEYSSNLLMF; from the coding sequence ATGACCCAAATCCAAAGACCCAAATCAATTATTGATTCTCTCGGTGAAGAACTAATCAGAATTATAACACCGGTTTCAATCTGCATGTTAATTGTAGTGATTCTGGTTTCAATACTCAACACTGATTCTTCTTCAGCATCAACTACAATAAACTCCATAGCTACTATCGCATACACGGAGACAACTTCTGACTCGTTCTGGGATAAACTCGAAGGTGcccttttgaattctcttgTGTTTGTGGTTGTTGTCACTGCTGTTACTTTTCTACTAGTACTGCTTTTTTACCTTAGATGCACTCAGTTCCTGAAATTATACATGGGTTTCTCTTCTTTTATTGTATTGGGATTCATGGGTGGTGAAATTGCATTGTTCTTGATTAGGGATTTCGATGTTCCCATTGATTGCATCACATTTTTGTTGATGTTGATGAACTTTGCGGTTGTGGGTGTATTGGCCGTGTTCATGTCAAAAATGGCTATATTTGTCACACAGGCGTATTTGGTTGTAATTGGGGTTTTAGTTGCTTACTGGTTTACTCTTTTGCCTGAATGGACTACTTGGTCACTATTGGTAGCCATGGCATTGTATGATCTTGCTGCTGTTTTATTGCCTGTTGGGCCCTTAAGGCTTTTGGTTGAGCTTGCAATATCCAGGGATGAAGATATCCCTGCATTGGTTTACGAAGCTCGCCCTGTTAACAATAATGACACAAACCCGCGGGACTCTGTGGCACAGAGGAGGATATGGAGAGAGAGGAGAAATGTAGGAAATGGTTCTGAAGAGGTTTCAGATCCAAACTTGACTATGAATACAGTTAATTCAGTTGATAGTAGTCATGAAGCCCCAATATTGGTGAGAGCTGAAGAGGGGCGATCTCGAGAAAGGAATGCTGAACTTTCGGCACCATTAATTGATCATAGAAGCAATGGTCAATATCATGGACAGCAAGATAATGCatcgaatgaaaattttctGCTAGAAGGAATTGGGTTGGGGTCAACTGGTGCTATTAAGCTCGGGCTGGGGGACTTCATCTTCTATAGCGTGTTAGTTGGAAGGGCAGCAATGTACGACTTTATGACTGTATATGCTTGCTATCTTGCTATTATAGCTGGACTAGGAGTTACACTGATGCTGTTGGCCTTTTATCAGAAAGCTTTGCCTGCTCTTCCAGTGTCAATTGCACTAGGtgtgttgttttatttcttAACTCGGGTTTTACTTGAAGAATTTGTTCTTGAATATTCTTCGAACCTTCTGATGTTTTAG